The genomic DNA caatcaaccgctccccgtattcacttgatatggcaccgtgcaacTTCTGCCTTTTCGGAagaatgcatttgccgatgaaaggataGCCTTacgcagacgtggaggccattcaaaaggcttgcaccggcatactggcaaccataccgggcaacgagctgaAACACTCGtccgacatgcttttggaccgtgcaaaaagctgtattaaagcataaggagactattttgaataaaattaattggttttgccgataaaaccatttgttctgtctttttttttaaagtcctgtttactttggaaagtACCTTGTACATGACCAGTGagcgactgtctgtctgtccgtccgtccgtgcaagatgtaacttgagtaaaaattgagataacttaatgaaacttgccataactaagccgcaaatttgGATACAACACTGTAGAGTAAaacaacgaatcgcaataacAAGCGGCAcgtgtggtttgaaaatttttaaaaatttggtgtGGCCCGCCCCCTAAAAAAACCATCCCCAAACCATCCAAATTGGCATTTGTCATTTGACACCTCTTGCGACAGcatgaaaatatatgaaatcggatgataaccacgcccacttcccatataaggATTTGGTtagaaactactaaaaatgcgataaattaataactaaattcagaggcattaaattacaTTCAGGACAGCACAAGAGGGCTTTTTAAagcaggtgtcaaaattgggcgatgggcgtggcaccactcACATTTCGGTGAAATCAGATATCTCCGGACTTagtcaaccaatttcaaccaaatttggtacataagatTATGTTATcattccggctgactttatagcccatatatcgaccaatatgtgagttatgttAATTACATTGAGTGAGTGTGGTCAATACTacacctatctcccatatacctaataaaagattttcaaacttccggttggccttataccgtatatatcggtcaatatgtaagatatcttagcaaaggatgattttaataaaattttcgctggagggaagtaaaatatagttataaaactaattgagtctatgacctagaatataacttaataaaatacctaaTTTTATAGTAATTCATGCACGATTACGTCGAAAAATGAAcattaaattctttcgcaacaattttttatgtgaagttttgccaacaccggTTTTGAGCCTTGCAAGTAGCCCTAccttaattgttaaaaaaagaaaaatttgtcaGTTTCGTAGCGCAATTTTTATCTTATGCGTtggacaaaaaaatacaaaaattcgtGACGTCATGAACAAAGGGGGAGAAGCTATATATGATATTCTCATTGTTACTCACCGTATACACCTTAAAGCCCAGTACACATAGCAACCCGGCACTAAAGGACAAACTGACAAATAGACGAAAGGAAAATTCTCGCTCAAAATCTTCAGCAAATTTGTACAAGCGAACATTTTCTTCAACAGCTTCGATAATCTGACGTCGAAGTTCATCAGCAATATTTCTTTCGTCTACTATATGCAACAAACGATCAGCATCTTGACGCAGTTTCTGTTGCAGTAGCAGGAAACGTCCATTTAGATGTAGCAACACTTCGGATAGTATGTTGTCCTCGCCAGAGACCATGGTGATCACGGTGAATCCCACCCAAATGTTTGATAACACAATGGCCACGTAAATCGGATTGGGCGTGATGTCGAACGGATAATACATTTTGTAGAGCGGTACTTTGACATTATTCAGATAATTAATTAACGGCATTATTACGTAAGAGGATAGAGTGCTAAAATATAATAGGGAATTAAACCAAATCGGACGCAAACGTTTCTGTATATTTGCATAGAGTTTGGAGTGAGATGACCTGCCAAAGATAAAGACAAATACAATGCAATAAATTagaatgtatatatgcatttgcATTTGAAGTATGTCACTCACTGATCTATATAGATTTCAGCATAAAAATTCTGCAAGAAACGCTTGAATGCCTCCTTCTTTAAGCCTAACTGAAAGGCACGTAAGTGAATCTCAACTAGAATCAGATACGTTGGTCCACAAATTAGCATCTCATccagattattattattgcgaaTTATATAACGCAGCTCAGCATCGTTGTGTTGCATAAATATGAAGAAACCGAACGCCCAAAAGAATCGATCGAACAGACGCTGCAGCCAGCTTGCGTCATCTTGCAGTGGCCAGCATACATGATTCAAGAGTCGATAGGCAGCTACGGGCCAAGAAAGTGGAATCAACTTGCCGTTTTCCAACCGCGGACGATACAACATTACGTTGATATAACGAAACGTTAGAAATTCAATTTATTGACAGAGGATGTCGTGTGCACCTTTTATACACGAAGTGTAAACGTACGaaagtacatacgtatataatgTCTGTTTACATAAATACACGGCTGACATAATTAAGTGATTAAAgcacttttttcatttaaaaagttCTTGTAAActtttcaagtattttatttacaaaatagaaAATTCATAATTACCTTCTTCACGTACCCAGGTGGAAACATCGACTCTTTCcgaatataggtatgtatgtaggaAACGAAACTAAGGTAAACTTTATTTCGGAAAATTTTTAGAATTGGTTCGAGAAAATAATGTGAccgttcaaaaatatataaatgataggAACCCTACCACTTTGGGGTAACTACGAAGGCGTATCTCTTTCCAACTATTCAATCTATCGTGGTTAAACTCAATAGCTTACTAGCAGAACGATCTCGCTAACCTCATATACAACAGTGATCTTCAAACccaaaaaaattgtgataatttTGAGGCTATTAATCAGGGAATCCAGCAAGAATTCATTATGATTGCGCTTCAACAGCGTTCAACACTTCTGTAACCTGATATAATATTGTTATCCGAAGAGTACCAACGCTGCACCCATCCCACCGACAGCTTTCTCAtgtcttatacatacatactttacaCAGAAAGTGACCCATGTAGTCTTTTGAGATACGGGTCCGACAATACGAGGCGTAGACTTTTTACACTTATCTGCCTTGCTAGCCGTTTTGGGTGCACGTTTAGAGATGCCCTTTTTGAATACTAGTGATCATAACCTTTGTACGGGAATAAGCGGAAGTTGGTTACATCAGGTTTACATGCGAATCCGTTAAATAACTCAATCATGTGTTTAAGATGAACAGAGCATAATTTACATTTGTTTGTTAAATTAATGCAACCCAAAGATAATCGAAAACAATGTGCTCCAAAAGTTACTTAAGAAGTTAAAGCAGAATGGAAGACGTCATATTAAAATCTTCTGCATGCATGCTTATGTATCGTGAACacaattttaatgcaaaaatagcaCAAAGGTAGCCCTTAATAAGTGCCAATAGTAAGTTTTGccttaaatttacaaaaaatcacTTGGAGAAGAACTCTGCATTTTGACATTCCAATTGCCGACTAAGCAAAATTTCATGTTCCAAATAACAAGAATATGAGAGCCACTGTAAAAGGTTAGGTTAGGATATGAGGTAGATCCCAATAGGGATCTCACTTTGATAGCAtagaacgccggtccgttgtgttacctaaaactcctatataatatatcttaataTCCTAACAAATCGACAAAGTGCTTTGAGccaaacaaatttgttgaggcggCTAATGTTAGTTTCGACTATGTCTCCTTGTTTATCGAAGGTAAGATTatcgagatgtttcaacctcagtcttgcaaaggctGGACCAAACGACCATAGGAGGAGAAATAGtctggatgtttccacctcatccTCCTTCATACAACCTGTGTCCGTCAAGATTTTTGGCCTTACCAGTTGCGGCAAGATAAACTTTGACGTGCAAGTGATTCAGAAGATCTGCTGTGCTCTACTCTAGACCAAAGATCTTATAATCGCACAGGAGCGGACGTCGTCCAGTACCTAGTAATCGCACGCGAGATCCATCGCTCCATTGCTAGAACGGGGCAAGTGTGTCCCCTCTGGCTAGATTGATGTCTTTAcagttttaaatgtaaatatctcGGAACACGATCACCTGGATATTAAGGTTACgtctaattataccctgaagagaTAGATTTtgtaagtttaccacgaagcaACATCGGAGAtacttaaaatgtatatataagtgataagcatgacgagctgagtcgagttAACcacgtctgtctgtctatctgtatatacgcaaactagtccctcaatttttgagatatcgatctgaaattttgcacacgtcttttttcgGCAAGAACCTGCTAATTTTTcaaaaccgctgatatcggaccaccatagcatatacctgccatatggtcctggtatggaaaactttaattgggtgacgagctatcttcaccCAATTCGGCAAGcattattgcccaaggcaacggtacaatcaccaaagaaatattttagatcagaccactatagcacatacatatgtagctgctatacaaaccgACCGATTAATATCTATTTCTTTTATGCTATctaatcttttgtatttatgaaaggTATTGGGGATccgtttttacttatttttcaatCGAAAACTTAATCAACTTTGATTGAAATAACTGTGACTTTGAGTGTCACCTGGAGTACTAGCGTCTCCTACATTCATTCACCGTGATTTGGGCACATATTTAGATATCAGCGACTGTCGAAAGATGCTTCTGAAAGTTTACTCTGTCAtccattttgaaattaatactTTTGTATAGGAACCATGATTTATTGAATTCTGCACATCACTATAAGGAATATAAATTAATCACCGCTAATAAACGTTAGATGTCGCAACATGCTCCcgccatatatatttatgtgccaAATAAAACTCGCTGACATTTGACtattggaaaa from Bactrocera oleae isolate idBacOlea1 chromosome 3, idBacOlea1, whole genome shotgun sequence includes the following:
- the LOC106618421 gene encoding odorant receptor 74a, which codes for MLYRPRLENGKLIPLSWPVAAYRLLNHVCWPLQDDASWLQRLFDRFFWAFGFFIFMQHNDAELRYIIRNNNNLDEMLICGPTYLILVEIHLRAFQLGLKKEAFKRFLQNFYAEIYIDQSSHSKLYANIQKRLRPIWFNSLLYFSTLSSYVIMPLINYLNNVKVPLYKMYYPFDITPNPIYVAIVLSNIWVGFTVITMVSGEDNILSEVLLHLNGRFLLLQQKLRQDADRLLHIVDERNIADELRRQIIEAVEENVRLYKFAEDFEREFSFRLFVSLSFSAGLLCVLGFKVYTNPMASFGFIFWICAKIMEMILVGQLGSTVIYTTNEMSSTFYECNWELVLLKSGDTKSNVRLMKTLLLAISTSQKPFVLTGFKYFSISLAAVLKILQGAGSYFTFLTSMRK